Part of the Mycobacteriales bacterium genome is shown below.
CGGGCCGACCCTGCTCGCCCTGGCCTTCTTCGTCGGCGTATGGCTCGTCCTCAGCGGCGGCTTCCACATCGTCACCGCGATCACCAACCGCAGGCAGTTGTCCTACTGGGGCCTGATGGTGGTCATGGGGGTGCTCGAACTCCTCCTGGGCATCTGGGCGATGCGCCGACCCGAGCTGACGCTGGCGTTGATCATCGTCATTCTCGGCCTGTGGGCGGTCATCACCGGCGTGATGCTCTGCGTGGTGGCCTTCGAGGTCCGCAATGTCGGGAAGCGGCTCGCGGCACTCGCGAACTCCGCCGGGGGCGATCCGGCCCAGGTCACGCACGAACTCGACCGGCTCGCCCAGCTGCAGCTCGTCGGGCAGCTGAGCCCCGAGGAGTATGCGCACCTGAAGGCCGCTCTGCTGGCCACGGCGCCCGCCGCACCGCCGATGCCGGCAGCCGCGCCGCCTCCCCGCCAGCCGTCGGCGAACTAACCGGCTCCGCTCCGTCCCGACTCTGGATGGGACTGGCACTTCGTCGCAGCTCAGCGACACGCGGGACCTAGAGCCGGCTTGCAGGCCGGCTCTAGGTGCGTCCCTCGTGCCCGCATCTCGCGTCACTCCGATCGGGTGATGACCCATGCCGCCGCCGGCGGAGATCGTGGGGCATCATCCGGCTGATGGGGCGGCCGGGTGTCGGGCCGGGGAGATGATCCCGATGGGCATGCCACGGGTCGCTTGCGCAGTCCTGGGTGCACTGGCCCTGGTAGTCGCGGTTATGGCAACGACGGGCTCAACCAGAACCGCCGCAGCGGTCGCCTGCGGGGACCTCGCGACGGTGCATGGCAGCCCGTCCAAGGTCGCCGTCCTTATGCTGGAAAACCGTAGCTACAAGGCCGTAATTGGCAATGTCAGCGCGCCGTTCCAGACCAGCCTGGCCAGCCAGTGCGGGTCCGGTACCGCCATGTTCAGTGCCACCCACACCTCGGCGGCCAATTACCTGGCCACCTCGGCCGGGCAGTTCCCCCCGGCCAGCCCACCAGGTTGCGGCAGCGTCCACGCATGTGCCGACGCGTCGTCCAACCTGTATTCACAGCTCGATGCCGCGGGGCTGAGTTGGAAAGCCTACGAGGAGGCCATGCCGGCGCCGTGCGCCGCGAATACGAGCGGCAATTACAAGATTGGCCACAACCCGCCGATCTTCTATTCGGCAGTCGGGTCGGCAGAATGCGCGGCCAAGGACGTTCCGGTAGCCGATTTAACCGCTTCAACCGGCGCGTTCGCCAATGACATTCAGGGTGGCGCGCTTCCGAGTTTTAGCTGGATCACGCCTAGCTTGGCATATGACGGGGAAGGCGCAGGCGGGGCAGCGGCCGCCCTGCAGGCAGCGGATACGCACCTGCAGCAGACGCTGAGCTTGCTGCAAGCTGGTCCCGACTACCAGTCCGGCCAGCTCACCATCTTTGTCACTTACGACGAGGGCACCGGAACGGATGCCGCCACCGGCGAAGATTGTACGAACCAGTCGTTGGACTTGCCCGTGAACAACGGCGTTAGTGCCCACCACGATTCCTGCCATGTGCCGCTCCTGGTACTGAACCGGTTCACGCCGGCCGGAAACGACGGGTCGTTCTTCGACCTCTACTCGATTACCAAGACTGTGGAGCAGGTGTTTGGCCTGCCGTTGTTGGCGCATGCCGGCGACCTGCAGACGCCCAGTCTCATCGGCCACTTCGGCCTGACGGCGGGCCAGCCCTGGCCGACACCGACGGGCACACCCACGCCGACCGATACGCCAAGTCCGACCCCGACCCCGAGCCCGACGCCATCACCGACGCCGACTCAGCCGGCAGGGTTGAGCGCGTGTGGCAATCCAGTGCCGGCCAACCCCGCGCCACCGCGCCACGTCATCGTGCTGTACATGGAGAACGAGAGCCAGTCGAACATCATCGGTAACGCCAGTGCTCCGTACCAGACGAAGCTGGCGCACGATTGCGGCCAGGCGAGCAACATGTTTGCCATCTCGCACCCGTCGCTGCCCAACTATCTCGCCGCTCACTCGGGCAAGGAGACGCTCGGCACCTTTCATGACTGCACGCCGAACTTCTCAACCGGATTCTGTACGTCGGCGGATGACAACATCTTCCACCAGGTGACGGCGGCCGGCCAGAGCTGGCGCGGGTACGCCGAGGATATGTCGTCCAACTGTCAGCTTCTCGACAGTCCCACCGGGAGCGGCCTCAACTACGCAACGCGGCACAACCCGGCAACCTACTTCACCGACCTGCGCAGCGACTGCGCGAAATTCGATGTCCCGATGGGCAGCATCGCCACCAAGATGGGCCAGTTCTACACCGATCTGGCGGCGGGCAATATGCCGACCTACACGTTCATTACGCCGAACCTGATCAACGACGATCACAACTCGGATATCCAGACGGGCGACAATTACCTGTCGCAGCTGATCCCGCTCATCGTTGCGGGCCCGAACTACCAGGCCGGCGACACAGACATCTTCCTCACCTACGACGAGGGCAAGGGCACCGACAAGGTGACCGACGAGAACTGCGCCGATCAGACCAAAGACCTGGCCGGCCAGCAGCCTTCGTGCAATATCGCCTTCACCGCGGTGGCACCGTATGTCGCTGCGGGCACGGTGTCGGCCGGGTTCTGCACGCTGTACTGCCTGACAAACACCGTGGAAAACCTGCTGGGTCTGCCGCTGCTTGGCCACGCGGCCGACGCAGGCACCCGCAACCTGACGGCGGATTTCAATCTCTCGCCGGGCACGGGTGTGCCGCCGACGCCGACCCCCACGCCGACACCAACCCCCACGCCACCGCCTGGCCCGACGCAGTTCGTCGGCAACCAGAGCGTGGAGGCCACGCTGACCGGTTGGACCGGGTTGTTCAACAGTTCGTCGGCTAGCAGCCGTGTCTCCGGCGGCTTCGACGGTTCGTGGAGCCTGCGCTCGACCAACAACACGACGGGGACGGCGGCCTGTGGGTTCGTCGACAAGCCGCATTGGCTCGATGGCTCCGCAGG
Proteins encoded:
- a CDS encoding alkaline phosphatase family protein, with the translated sequence MPPPAEIVGHHPADGAAGCRAGEMIPMGMPRVACAVLGALALVVAVMATTGSTRTAAAVACGDLATVHGSPSKVAVLMLENRSYKAVIGNVSAPFQTSLASQCGSGTAMFSATHTSAANYLATSAGQFPPASPPGCGSVHACADASSNLYSQLDAAGLSWKAYEEAMPAPCAANTSGNYKIGHNPPIFYSAVGSAECAAKDVPVADLTASTGAFANDIQGGALPSFSWITPSLAYDGEGAGGAAAALQAADTHLQQTLSLLQAGPDYQSGQLTIFVTYDEGTGTDAATGEDCTNQSLDLPVNNGVSAHHDSCHVPLLVLNRFTPAGNDGSFFDLYSITKTVEQVFGLPLLAHAGDLQTPSLIGHFGLTAGQPWPTPTGTPTPTDTPSPTPTPSPTPSPTPTQPAGLSACGNPVPANPAPPRHVIVLYMENESQSNIIGNASAPYQTKLAHDCGQASNMFAISHPSLPNYLAAHSGKETLGTFHDCTPNFSTGFCTSADDNIFHQVTAAGQSWRGYAEDMSSNCQLLDSPTGSGLNYATRHNPATYFTDLRSDCAKFDVPMGSIATKMGQFYTDLAAGNMPTYTFITPNLINDDHNSDIQTGDNYLSQLIPLIVAGPNYQAGDTDIFLTYDEGKGTDKVTDENCADQTKDLAGQQPSCNIAFTAVAPYVAAGTVSAGFCTLYCLTNTVENLLGLPLLGHAADAGTRNLTADFNLSPGTGVPPTPTPTPTPTPTPPPGPTQFVGNQSVEATLTGWTGLFNSSSASSRVSGGFDGSWSLRSTNNTTGTAACGFVDKPHWLDGSAGRATVAGASYAGSVWVKPDIAGQKVSLFLRELSPSGATVGSKTVTLTTRSTAWAQVTNAYTAAGSGDALAFYVSTPGAPAKGGFNADAMSVTSSSS
- a CDS encoding DUF308 domain-containing protein; this translates as MTGTRESAETRQSGLSVFAERISHLWWGPLLGGLVSIGLGLAILSNSWTFKVLVVVTGILFIARGLVLALSPSYASGAFGAQVAAGVLGVIAGIVLIVWPGPTLLALAFFVGVWLVLSGGFHIVTAITNRRQLSYWGLMVVMGVLELLLGIWAMRRPELTLALIIVILGLWAVITGVMLCVVAFEVRNVGKRLAALANSAGGDPAQVTHELDRLAQLQLVGQLSPEEYAHLKAALLATAPAAPPMPAAAPPPRQPSAN